AAGAAACCCTCTTCGTCTAGTTCCGTGATATGGCTTGCCTAAGTTCGGGTGCTCATCCTTAAAACAGTAGGGGaaaaaaggtaataataataataataataataataataataataatttaacaaataaactgCAGAAAGATACCTAaatttagcccgagtactctgctgttCGAGAGTTAGACGGGTTTTGTACGGTTATGGTCACTCTCTGCCATCAGAGATCACTCTATAGCGAAAACGCGGAATGACTGACTATAACACAGTAGACAAAGATTCCaactctaatacaacaaaaattctaagtttgatgttaaatacctttacattgatcattttcgaatTCGCCGATAACATATATTTCACATAGtgaccactaatacacacactacaggaagaaacccgacatcacccctttcaataatattctggttaaatacgtaggtgctaacgggtttcttcctgtatcGTGTGTTGAATAAgcgaaatatttgttatcggcgaGCTCgaaaattaataatgtaaaggtatttagtgTGAAACTtagaattgttgttgttttagagcTGGAATCTTTGTCTACCGTGTGGTTGTCAGCCATTCCGCGTTTTCGCTGTACAATGGTCTATGACGACAGAGAGAGATCATAACcgtacaaatgtccgtctagctctcaaacgCCAGAGTAGGCCCTACTCGCGCTAACCTTAattcaaaatgaaaaaagaaaaaaaacccagaaagttTTGCTATGCATATCAAGTGTGCCATAATTATGTTGAATGCCAGTAGAGAAAACTCTGTGACATATATAGAAGGTTGTGCTTCTCCCCAACCATATATGTTAGAAAAAACTTAATATATTTCAGAAACATAAACAAGTACTAGtggaaacaatatatattaataaaggtTGACTGCATATATAAATTGAACATAAAAGCAAATtaatatactaaacaaaaaacaaaaacaacctcccccacccccacccctgaaTATAAATACGTCGTGCGTAATCcctatggtttagattatcacaaatattaacaaaagtaGAATCTCTGCAAAGGCGTACCGCTAggcttcattttttttcttttgttgtgtgtgtgtgcgtgtgggaTGGCAGGttgattttgcccgaattaaacaaaaaggaCTGGATCTGGATAACAAAATTTAATCATATTACCATTACTggcaaacagctatatagggttgtaaacgaataactatattttacatggattacaactaatattgtgcgtagaataatggaaatacaagCTGAAGGTTTCAGGCAAGTTGTGCGTAAGCTTGAAATCACAATATCGCTAATTTTTCAATATTGTTCAAGTTCATATTGCCGCCTAAAAGAAAACATTGTTTATTCTTTTGTCCCTTAGTACATATGCAATCAAACCTTAGTGACAGATTGACTTAATTACCATCTGCGTCCCATCTTCAAAATAGTAGTCAATGACGATGACCCCGTGACCCTCGTAACCGGGACAGCTGAGGTCAGGAATGATCTTGTGACTCATTTTCCCAGGAGGCTGGTTTCCTGTGATCATATTTGATGACGTTTGTTCAGTTGTGTCTTTTGATTTATGGCTGTTGTCTGACCGAACGTCTTTGGTTTCTTCTTGAACTAAACCTACAGAAGAATCGTGTTCTTCTGTTTTACCAGCATTACTCGGCTCCTCTGAAAGGTCGTCTTCATCTCCACTCAAATGACAAGTTTTTTCTTCGACTGACTTCCCTGTATAAGAATCGTACGTTGATTCGCCGTGATCACCTTCACGATGAGCTGAATTTGTCAGATTTTGCTCAGTTGTCTTTCCAGTAGTTGTGTTGTCTTCACTGTGCATAACATCGCTGTGCAAGTCGACGCCTGGCTGGCTGTCGTTTCTTCCTACAAAGACAAACTCAGAAGCCAATTCATTAGTTGACTCTTCTGTATAAGGTGTGTGTCTTGACTGGCAACCATTTCGTTCAAGAGACATAGAACCTTGTTGTACCTGTAAGTGTTCCCAATCATTGTTGTCAGATGTGGGTAGAGAAATGATTTCTATTGAATGCATTGGAATATCTTCGTGGCTGGCTGTGAAATTGGGGCTAGGTTCGTCATTGTTCATATTGTCTTTACTGTTATGTAGCATAAAATCAATAGACTCATCTTCAATTGTCTTGCCTGTATTAGAGTTGTCAGGTGACTGGCCTGGATCATCCTGGCGTTGATTTCCATTGTTCTGTTTCTGTTCGTCAGGTTTGTTGTCGTCTGCCTGCTTGTATTTGCTTTCATTTGTCAGAGAGCTACTGGACTGCTGTTCAGGTGACTGGCCTGGATCATTCTGGCGTTGATTTCCATATTTGGTCTAGGATCAGtaataaagtgctcgcttgatgcgcgtttaGTCTAGGATCAGtaataaagtgctcgcttgatgcgcgtttaGTCTAGGATCAGtaataaagtgctcgcttgatgcgcgttggGTCTAGGATCGGTCACCAttgctgggcccattgggctgtttctcgttccagccagtccatcacgactggtatatcaaaggccgtgcgtggtatgtgctatcctgtctgtgggatggtgcatataaaagatatcttgcaactaatggaaaaatgtagcgggtttcttatcaatgaatgtgtcaaaatgGCAAACAACATTgactatttgtttttcaatgcaCCAAATATGAACAACAGAGGCAGTACCTGGTTCTTTGTAACTCGGTACAAGCAATACATTTACAACTGCTTTTATATGGACGAAATACCTTAAGTGATctctataataaaacaatatttatttgtgtcCAAAAATTATTAAGCAAACACATCGTTTTGCTTAAAATAGTCTAATGGTTTGACtgcacatttaattttttgtttctgttcgattgttattaaaataaaattgtatacaaatttcatatgaatttttatttcatatgagtacattactattatattataatttgtaattgtcgccattatattgtgtgtaatatataggagagggcctagtaagttggcaaACATGTTCTCAATCACTTTGCTGTTTAtgctataaaatatgttttcaatcaatgaTACTGCATCTTTAATAATGCACTGTATTTCCTCTAATAAGTACCCAGGCGCTTAAATGACAATTAATGcatttggactggtatgcatattcaacgatatacaATACACagtattgcttaatatcaacaagtataatcatatagttaattaaagttacagtgtctggttaccttattataaca
Above is a genomic segment from Gigantopelta aegis isolate Gae_Host chromosome 7, Gae_host_genome, whole genome shotgun sequence containing:
- the LOC121377889 gene encoding uncharacterized protein LOC121377889, yielding MAVCERLSQTKYGNQRQNDPGQSPEQQSSSSLTNESKYKQADDNKPDEQKQNNGNQRQDDPGQSPDNSNTGKTIEDESIDFMLHNSKDNMNNDEPSPNFTASHEDIPMHSIEIISLPTSDNNDWEHLQVQQGSMSLERNGCQSRHTPYTEESTNELASEFVFVGRNDSQPGVDLHSDVMHSEDNTTTGKTTEQNLTNSAHREGDHGESTYDSYTGKSVEEKTCHLSGDEDDLSEEPSNAGKTEEHDSSVGLVQEETKDVRSDNSHKSKDTTEQTSSNMITGNQPPGKMSHKIIPDLSCPGYEGHGVIVIDYYFEDGTQMDEHPNLGKPYHGTRRRGFLPDTVEGQSILQLLKIAFDRKLTFTIGQSTTTGREDTVTWGDIPHKTNTHGGPDRNAFPDATYFSHVREQLAAKGVTG